The Pseudomonas sp. FP2309 genomic sequence AGGGCCTGGGGTATGGCGACAAATAGTACAAATAGCTCCATGATATGGAACAGTAACAGATAGTATTCCCGCAGGTAAGCTAAAGCTGGTTTCGAAAGAGTGTTAGCATCTCCGCCCTTTGTGAGAACACTTAGTATCTCACCTTCCATTTCGGAATCAGCTTTGGCAACTCTTATATCACCGGTTACCTTGACTGCAACAGCCGCCGCCCCCTCCGCTGTAATAAGTTCGGAAAGGTCTGGAGCATCACCTGAAGAGAGATAACTCAGTAGCGGAGAACCTTGAATTTCTTCAAGTAGTTTTAACATCCGTGGACTGATGAATTCGGCGGCAGCCCTCTGTCCCGCTGTTTCATTCAAAGACTGAACTACTTGCGCAGCTGCCTTCATACTGGGGCTACCCTCCCAGGATTTAAGCATCTGACCTACAGCCTTCATTGCTGGATTTGCATCCCAAGAGCTAACGATCTGCGCGACAGCCTTCATAGCGGGACTGGCTTCCCAGGTCATTGCCACCTGTTCCATAGCCTTGAGCGCCGGGCTGTTACCAAAGGCATTCGCCATCTGCGCAGCAGCCTTCAGCGCCGGGCTATCTCCCAACTGCTTACTTATCAGAGCAGCGGCTTTTAGTGCTGGATTCGACTCGAAGGACTTTGCAATTTGAGCCATAGCCTTTAAGCCGGAAGTTTCACTTAAGTGGTTTTTCGCCTGTGACGCGGCCTTAGCTAACGGTATTGTATCTTCATTGGCCGCGACTACTGACGATGCTTCTGTCGCGGTGACCCCGGATCCAGCCTTGGCATCAACTGGGGGAAGCTCCTCTCCACTCAATCCATTTCTCCTCACCTAAGTCCAGCACTTTGAGGTGTTAGCTTGCGGTATTCCGCGTCGCCCAATGTACTCACGATACATGTTAGATGGTACGGAGGAAATTTATTGTGAAAAATCTGTCTGCCCTTTAGTAACAGTGGCGGTGCTTGCTTTCCCCCCCTCCCCCCTAACCTCGAATGGTTGTGCCAATGTAGGCATACAGACGGCACCTATGGCTTAGCAAACGTCCAGTAATATGGATGCACCTTAGTTGTAGCCGTAAGGGTATGCTTCAGCGGCAACGGCTGGAGGCCAGTCAAGGTGTTACCGCTTAGATTGTGTTGACCATGTATACGACAACATGCATAGTGACACCACTTCAACGACAACAAGGGCTGCCCGCTATGCTTATCCACGCCTACCTCCGCGCAAGTACAGCAGACCAGGACGCCAACCGCGCCAAGCAGCAACTGAAGGACTTCGCAGTCCAACACGGCCACTCCCGCGTCCTTTACTACACCGAGAACGTAAGCGGTGCATCGCTCCAGCGCCCGGAGCTGTTCCGACTCCTGGAGGTAGCCGAGCCGGGGGACGTCCTCTTGGTCGAACAGGTTGACCGGTTATCACGCCTGACCGAAGGAGACTGGCAACAGCTCCTAACTATCATCAAGGCCAAGGGCGTTAAGGTGGTCTCTCTGGACTTGCCGACTTCGCACATGGCAATGGCCCCGCCTACTACGAACAACGCCGCAGACGCCTTCACAGGGCGCGTCATAGAGGCCGTGAACGCCATGTTG encodes the following:
- a CDS encoding SH3 domain-containing protein, yielding MSGEELPPVDAKAGSGVTATEASSVVAANEDTIPLAKAASQAKNHLSETSGLKAMAQIAKSFESNPALKAAALISKQLGDSPALKAAAQMANAFGNSPALKAMEQVAMTWEASPAMKAVAQIVSSWDANPAMKAVGQMLKSWEGSPSMKAAAQVVQSLNETAGQRAAAEFISPRMLKLLEEIQGSPLLSYLSSGDAPDLSELITAEGAAAVAVKVTGDIRVAKADSEMEGEILSVLTKGGDANTLSKPALAYLREYYLLLFHIMELFVLFVAIPQALEYLNGKLVGADQPEAVRQAISDLPESQRELLSSYRVLTRDRVILRSAPDKQSDDLGRLTLGTPVEVLDASGAWIKVEVELFGEAREGWVYRGFTAAIPPRKRY
- a CDS encoding recombinase family protein; protein product: MLIHAYLRASTADQDANRAKQQLKDFAVQHGHSRVLYYTENVSGASLQRPELFRLLEVAEPGDVLLVEQVDRLSRLTEGDWQQLLTIIKAKGVKVVSLDLPTSHMAMAPPTTNNAADAFTGRVIEAVNAMLLDMLAAVARKDYEDRIRRQRQGIEKAKKEKRYQGKSIDQDKHKRILACLAKGMSIRETAETTGTSTSTVIRAKKLQAQAS